From the genome of Deltaproteobacteria bacterium:
GACAAGTTCAGCCGGGGCTATCAGCGGCTCATCAATGTCTGGGGCGCCGACCATCACGGCTATATCCCGCGTGTCCGGGGGGCGATGAAGCTCCTGGGACATGATCCCGAGCGGCTGATTTTCCGGATTCTCCAGTTTGTGCTGCTGATGGAAGGCGGACAGCAGGGGAAGATGTCTAAGCGGCAGGGCAATTTTGTCACGCTTGAGGAAGTCATGACCGACGTGGGGGTGGATGCCTGCCGGTGGTTTTTCCTCTCCCGCAGCCACGACCAGACCATCGAGTTCGACCTCGAACTTGCACGGAAGCAGTCGAACGAGAACCCCGTTTACTATGTGCAGTACGGGTATGCCCGGATCGCCAGCATACTGAGAAAGGCAGCGGGAGAGGGCGTGCCGTTCGATCCGGCCGCGCCAGCCAAACTGGGACTGCTGGTGGCACCGGAGGAGATCGCCCTCATCCGCAAGGCAGCCGAATTCCCTGACGTGGTACTCGACTGCGCCCGGGCCCTGGAGCCCCACCATCTGACCTTCTACCTGATTGAGCTTGTCAGGACATTCAGTAACTACTACTCTGCAAAAAGTCCGTCCGGCGAAACCTTATATAAGGTCGTGGACGCGGCGCAGCCGGAACTGTCCCGGGCGCGGCTCAAGCTGTCCGCCGCCATGGCGATAGTGATCCGGGGAGGTCTCGAACTGCTCGGGATCTCGGCGCCGGACCGGATGGACAGCCCAGCGGGTGAGGGCTGACGACAGCGAACGGAGAGAGCCATGCGCTCCTTCAAGGACGTCGCAGACCGTCACCAGGTCTCCCTCGACAACAAGCAACTGGCCATGCTCACATCCGCTGCGGTGGTCGCGGCAGGACTCTTTTTCCTGACCGGTGTCCTGTACGGAACACGGGTTTCGATCCCGGCGCCGCCGGGCAGTTCCGGACAGAACTCGCTTGCACTCCGGCTGGACAAGGACGAAGACGACGTGCTCCCGGCGGTTCAGGCTCCCCAGGGCAGTGCATCGACGGTCGTCCCCGTTACTCCGGATGCGAAATCCCGCAAGAACCGTGCGGAGCTTCTGGATCAGTATTCCCGCGAATCAGTGGTGGTGGAGCAGCCTGTGGCTCCACCAGCGGCTGCGGCTCCGGCGCCGAAATCGGGTTCCGGTGCTTCCCAGCCGGCAAAACCGATCGCCCAGGTACGGCCGGAAGCGCCCAAGCCTGCCGCTGTGAAACCGGTGGCAGAGGTCCAGCCAGCGAAGCCAGTTCCCGAAAAGTCCGGAGCCAAGCCCGCTACCCAGGTCGCTTCCGCCAGTCCCGCCGTATCCGCAAAGGATCCGGGCCAGCCGCTTCTGAGAGGGCGGCCTCTTTCTGGCATGAAGGGGCCACTGTCCATTCAGGTCGCCGCCTTTACCGATAAGGCGAGCGCGCAGAAGGAACTGGAGCGGTGGGAGAAGGGACGCTTCCCTGCCTTCATGGGGCTGGATACGGTCGGCGGAAAACGGATTTACCGTATTCAGGTGGGCCGGTTCAGCGACCGCGCAGAGGCCGAGCGTGCCCGCACAGCCCTTGAGCGGGACATGAAGGTCGTAGGCCCCCGGATTATCGATGCAGTAAAGTGAGAGAGGCCTAAACGCACCTTAATTCAGCAGGTTAGGCTTTTCGGCTGGCCGCTGTTTCCCGGTTTGTTAGCCCCCTTGGGACCGTCTATACCCTCCCGTTCCGGGGCCGCCTGAAGCGGCCTGCGGTAACTGTGCTCCTATGCCCACTCCCCAGGAACTGATCCGCAACTTCTGCATTATCGCCCATATCGACCACGGAAAGTCGACGCTGGCCGACCGTATTCTGGATACGACAGGGGCGATGACGGACCGTGACCGGCGGGAGCAGACCCTCGATTCCATGGACCTGGAGCGTGAGCGCGGGATCACGATCAAGGCATCCTCGGTCCGGCTTCACTACCGGGCCGCAGACGGCAAGACGTACGAATTCAACCTGATCGACACGCCCGGCCATGTGGATTTCAACTATGAGGTCAGCCGTTCGCTGAAGGCCTGCGAAGGAGCGGTGCTCGTCGTGGACGCCAGCCAGGGGGTCGAGGCGCAGACGCTCGCCAACGTATATCTGGCCGTCGATCAGGGGCTAGAAATCGTCCCCGCCATCAACAAGATCGACCTTCCATCGGCGAGGCCGGATGCAGTCCGGCAGGAGATAGAAGAGATCATCGGTATCGAGGCATCCACGGCCACGGCGGTCTCGGCCAAGCTGGGGACGGGCGTACCGGAACTACTGGAGCGCGTGGTCCGGCAGGTGCCGCCACCGAAAGGTGATCCGTCTGCGCCACTCAAGGCACTCATTTTCGATTCGTGGTTCGACGAGTACCAGGGTGTCATCTGTCTCGTTCGCGTCGTGGACGGGCAGATTGTTCCCGGCACGAAGATCAAGATGATGAGCACCGGATCAATGTATGAGGTTCTGAAGGTGGGCGCCTTCTCGCCGAAGGCCTCGGAACTGGATGGCCTCTATACCGGGGAAGTGGGCTTCGTCATAGCCAATATCAAGGCGCTGGCGGATGCCCGGGTGGGCGATACGCTGACCACCGTCACGGGCGGATCGACCGAAGCCTTGCCGGGGTTCAAGAAGATACAGCCGATGGTTTTTGCCGGGGTCTACCCGATCAATTCCGACGACTACGGACGGCTCAAGGAGGCACTCCAGAAACTCCAGCTCAACGACAGTTCCATCACCTTCGAGCCGGAAACCTCCTCGGCGCTCGGGTTCGGGTTCCGGTGCGGGTTCCTCGGCCTGCTCCACATGGATATCATCCAGGAGCGGCTTGAACGCGAGTATAACCTCGACCTGATCACGACGGCTCCATCGGTGGTCTACCGGATCAAGAAGCATGACGGCTCTGTGACTGAGATCGACAATCCGTCGATGCTTCCCGACCAGGGAGTCGAATCGATCGAGGAGCCGATGATGGAGGTGAACGTCTACACGCCGTCCGACTACATCGGGGTTGCGGTCAAGCTCTGTGTCGAACGCCGCGGGCGTCAGAAAGAGATCAAGTACATCACGCCACAGCGGGCGCAGGTGATCTTCGACCTGCCGATGAACGAGATCGTGCTCGACTTCCACGACCGCCTCAAGTCCGCCACCAAGGGTTACGCCTCGTTCGACTACCGGCTTTCGGGCTACGAGGAGAGCGATCTCGTCCGGCTCAATATCCTCGTCAATGGCGAGCCGGTGGACGCCCTCAGCGTGATCGTCCATCGGGAGAAGGCGTTCCACAAGGGGCGCGACCTGTGCGAGAAGCTGAAGGAACTGATCCCGCGCCAGATGTACGAAGTCGCCATTCAGGCGGCGATTGGCGGCCGGGTGATCGCCCGGTCGACGGTGAAGGCGCTCCGCAAGGACGTGCTCGCCAAATGCTACGGTGGGGATATCACCCGCAAGCGCAAGCTCCTCGAAAAACAGAAAGAGGGCAAGAAGCGCATGAAGTCGGTGGGTGCCGTGGATATCCCGCAGGAAGCGTTCCTCGCGGTGCTCAAGGTGGATTGACATGACCGATGAAGTTTCCGCCGGTCTTGAGGGCCTTTCCGGCGCGCACTTGAAGGAAGCCGCCCGGTCCTATGTGGCCGAGTCGCGCTGGATTCGCCGCAAGCACCGGAAGGTGCTGGCCCCGGCCGTTCTGGAACGGCTGGAGGCGATGGAGACTGCCGTCTCGGACCGGATGGACGGAGATGCCGGCGCCCTGAAAACGGCTCTTGGTGATCTGGTGCAGTCGATCGAGGTGGATCTCGCCCACTACCGCCGGTCGCGGACGGTGGAGTTCCTGGAATTGCTGGGTTTTGCGTTCCTGCTGGCGCTCCTGATCCGGACGTTCATCGTGCAGGCCTATGTGATCCCGTCCGAGAGCATGGTGCCGACGCTGCTCAGGAACGACTATCTGCTGGTCTGGAAGCCGGCCTACGGGATCAAGGTGCCGTTCCGGCATGACTGGCTGGTGAGGTGGGGCCGGCCGAAGCGGTGGGACGTGGTGGTGTTCGTTCCCCCCCAGGAACTCGGAAAGAAATATCTCGACCAGGAGGATTTCATCAAGCGGGTGGTGGGGCTCCCAGGCGACCGGGTAGAACTGGTCGACCGCGTTCTGTATCTCAATGGCGAACCGGTGCGTGACGAGTGGGCCCACTGGATTGACGGCGAACTGAGCGGGCACGGGGAGTTCGGACCGTTCGTGATTCCGCCCGGCCACTATTTCATGATGGGCGACAACCGGGACCGCTCGCTTGATTCCAGGAGCTGGGGGACCGTGCCTGAAGATGCTCTCGTGGGCCCGGCGGCATTCATCTACTTTTCGACCGACAGCACCTCTCCCGGTGGCCTGACCGGTCTGGTGCAGGGGATCGTCCGGTTCCCGTTCGATACCCGCTGGCGGCGTCTCGGCCGGATCATACGCTGAGACTGGCCTGCCGCCGCATGGCCGGAGCATCCTGATGGCTGCTGTAACGCACAAGGGGTTTACGCCAGAGGATCATCGCTGGATGGGCCGTGCGCTCGCGGCCGCCCGCCGGGCTGCCGCTGCCGGGGAGGTCCCCGTGGGGGCTGTCATAGTGTCCCGCTCGGGGAAGTTTCTGGGTTCCGGACGGAATCGCCGGGAACAGGACAGCGATCCCACCGCTCACGCGGAACTGGTGGCCCTGCGCCGTGCCTGCCGGCGGAGCCGGAACTGGCGGCTTCCGGGTGCGACGGTCTATGTGACCCTGGAGCCGTGCCTCATGTGCCTGATGGCACTGAAGAATGCCCGCGTCGCACGGGTAGTATATGGGGCGAGCGACCCCAAGCGCGGGGCCGCCCGCTGGGGGGGCCTGGACATCCCCGAAGACGGGAACCTGAACCCGGTCCGCTGCGAGGGCGGGCTTGACGCAGACGCCGCCGGGCCGCTACTCAAGGCCTTCTTCAGGGACCGCCGGCGCAAGGCCGGTTCCTGACCGGCACTTCCCTTCAAGGGTGCTTCGGAGAGTTGGCCGAGTGGCTGAAGGCGCACGCTTGGAAAGCGTGTATAGGGGAAACCCTATCGTGGGTTCGAATCCCACACTCTCCGCCAGTCACCGCCCTTGTTTCCTTCGGCGATCAGATCGAACGGAAACGCCAAGGAATATTCGACGGTTCCGTTCCTCACCTGAAGGTTTGTACACAGGATTTTCGAGATTCTCGCGAGCGCCCTGGGGCTCGCCGAATCCAGCGTGGTTTCGAGCTCTTCGGCGAGTTTGTACGCCGCCTCGACCTGGTCTGCTGCCGCGTGCGTCTCTTCGCGCTCCAGCTCCCTCAGCCCGATCTCGGCCCTGTCCCGTTCGGCCCTTAGCGCCCCGGTTTGTTCACGGTAGGTGGCGGAATCGACATCGCCACTGGTCATGGCCTCAAACGCCCTCGCCAGCTTGCGTTTCAGAACATCCAGACGCGCTTCCAGCGCGGCCCGTTTCGCCGCCCTGACCTCATGGGCCTTGCTCCGGAATTCGTCGAGTCCGGCCATCAGAAGTCCGGCGGCGGCGGGGGGCAGGATCGCCCGGCGGGCGATCCCGTCCAGCCGCCTCAGGGCCTCGCTCTCTGCGAGGAAAGCGTGCCTGTTGCCGTTGCGCTTGCAGGTCCCGCAGAACCCGTAGGTGTATTTTCCTTTCTTGGCGGCAAAGAACGTCACCGAATGGCCGCATTCGGCACACTGGAAGACGCCGCTCAGGGGCCTGGGTTCCCGGATCTTCTTCTCCGTCCGGCGCGTGTCCGAAAGACGGAGCCTGATGCGTTCGTGCGTCTCCATGTCGATGAGCGGCTCGTGCTGGAAGTTCGTGACCAGCTTCCCTTTGGCATAAAACGGCCCGGCAAAGACAGGATCGACCAGCCACCGGTGAAGCGCCGAACGTGAAATGGGCTTATCCTGATACGTAATTCCGAGTCTCTTGGACTCTTTGACCAGTACGTCGAGGGAGTAGTTGCCGGTGGCGGCGGCTTCGAGAAGCTCCCTCACCAGCGGCCCCTGCACCGGGTCGGGTTCGATGCCGGTACGGGGCACCTTCCGGTATCCGGGCGGTGCCTTGTAGCTCCAGTATCCAAGGCTCGTCTGCTGCCTGATGCAGGACTTGACGCGGGCCGACAGATGCCGCGTCTCGCTCCGGGCGAACATCGCCATCATCTCGAACCGGTCCCACTCGGACGGAGGGGCATCGGCATGGAGATGAAAACGGTCCAGCGCGGCATGAAGGTGCTTGCCGTGCCTTTTCACCAGGTCCTCCAGCCGCGCATGGTCCCAGGAGTTGCGGTTCGAGCGGTCCACCTTGTGGAAGACCAGATGGGGCACGTCGCCGGAGGCGGCAAACTCCCTCAGCATCGCCTGGAACTCCACCCGCTCGTCGTCGAAGGTGGCCGTTTCGGCCACCTCCCACGTTTTGACGAGATCGAGGCCGTTCGCGTCGCAATAGGCCCTGATCGAACCGGTCTGGAGGCCGAGCGAGATGCCGCCCCGTGCCTGGTCCTCGGAACTCACGCGGGCGAAGCCGAAGGCTCTTGAAGATATCGTTGCCATGAATGTTTCGCCTCCCAAAGTCAGCCTGCGAGCATCCGGCAGTTCCGGCCAAACGTCAACCGGTTTTTCGCCTCTGGCACGGAACAGCCATTTTCTCGCGGCGCATCCCGTTGCGGCCGTCCCGGATATCCTGAATCACTTCAAGCAGTTCCCTGACGCGCCGTCGGGCTTCGCCCGTTTCCTTTTCCGTCGGCATCCGGCCCGTGATGCGGACCAGCGCCCGGCGGAATTCGCTCCGGTCTGTTTCCATGGGGGACGCTCACGCGGCCTCTGCCGCCCGTGCCGTTCGTTCCAGTGACAGGAATCGGTGGTGTTTCCATCTGGCGCTCCCGTGTCAGGAGTCGCACGCCTGGCCTTCCGGGGCCTTCGGGTGGATCAGGAACCGGTAGCTCTTTCCGGCCCTGACCGTGACGCACCGGATACCGCCCCTCACGATCTCCCCGGTGACCGAATAGTCGAAAAACCCGTGATCGAGCCCCTCTTCCAGAACCTCGACGAGTTTCCGGATGGCTTGCTCCAGCTCGGTCCTGTCCAGGTGGGGGTTCCGGTGCGGCATGACGGGGGGTATCCAGTCAGGTCAGCCTGAGGTTCTGGAACCTGCGCACCGGAACCAGCCCGATGGCG
Proteins encoded in this window:
- a CDS encoding SPOR domain-containing protein; this translates as MRSFKDVADRHQVSLDNKQLAMLTSAAVVAAGLFFLTGVLYGTRVSIPAPPGSSGQNSLALRLDKDEDDVLPAVQAPQGSASTVVPVTPDAKSRKNRAELLDQYSRESVVVEQPVAPPAAAAPAPKSGSGASQPAKPIAQVRPEAPKPAAVKPVAEVQPAKPVPEKSGAKPATQVASASPAVSAKDPGQPLLRGRPLSGMKGPLSIQVAAFTDKASAQKELERWEKGRFPAFMGLDTVGGKRIYRIQVGRFSDRAEAERARTALERDMKVVGPRIIDAVK
- the lepA gene encoding translation elongation factor 4, with product MPTPQELIRNFCIIAHIDHGKSTLADRILDTTGAMTDRDRREQTLDSMDLERERGITIKASSVRLHYRAADGKTYEFNLIDTPGHVDFNYEVSRSLKACEGAVLVVDASQGVEAQTLANVYLAVDQGLEIVPAINKIDLPSARPDAVRQEIEEIIGIEASTATAVSAKLGTGVPELLERVVRQVPPPKGDPSAPLKALIFDSWFDEYQGVICLVRVVDGQIVPGTKIKMMSTGSMYEVLKVGAFSPKASELDGLYTGEVGFVIANIKALADARVGDTLTTVTGGSTEALPGFKKIQPMVFAGVYPINSDDYGRLKEALQKLQLNDSSITFEPETSSALGFGFRCGFLGLLHMDIIQERLEREYNLDLITTAPSVVYRIKKHDGSVTEIDNPSMLPDQGVESIEEPMMEVNVYTPSDYIGVAVKLCVERRGRQKEIKYITPQRAQVIFDLPMNEIVLDFHDRLKSATKGYASFDYRLSGYEESDLVRLNILVNGEPVDALSVIVHREKAFHKGRDLCEKLKELIPRQMYEVAIQAAIGGRVIARSTVKALRKDVLAKCYGGDITRKRKLLEKQKEGKKRMKSVGAVDIPQEAFLAVLKVD
- the lepB gene encoding signal peptidase I, with the translated sequence MDGDAGALKTALGDLVQSIEVDLAHYRRSRTVEFLELLGFAFLLALLIRTFIVQAYVIPSESMVPTLLRNDYLLVWKPAYGIKVPFRHDWLVRWGRPKRWDVVVFVPPQELGKKYLDQEDFIKRVVGLPGDRVELVDRVLYLNGEPVRDEWAHWIDGELSGHGEFGPFVIPPGHYFMMGDNRDRSLDSRSWGTVPEDALVGPAAFIYFSTDSTSPGGLTGLVQGIVRFPFDTRWRRLGRIIR
- a CDS encoding recombinase family protein encodes the protein MATISSRAFGFARVSSEDQARGGISLGLQTGSIRAYCDANGLDLVKTWEVAETATFDDERVEFQAMLREFAASGDVPHLVFHKVDRSNRNSWDHARLEDLVKRHGKHLHAALDRFHLHADAPPSEWDRFEMMAMFARSETRHLSARVKSCIRQQTSLGYWSYKAPPGYRKVPRTGIEPDPVQGPLVRELLEAAATGNYSLDVLVKESKRLGITYQDKPISRSALHRWLVDPVFAGPFYAKGKLVTNFQHEPLIDMETHERIRLRLSDTRRTEKKIREPRPLSGVFQCAECGHSVTFFAAKKGKYTYGFCGTCKRNGNRHAFLAESEALRRLDGIARRAILPPAAAGLLMAGLDEFRSKAHEVRAAKRAALEARLDVLKRKLARAFEAMTSGDVDSATYREQTGALRAERDRAEIGLRELEREETHAAADQVEAAYKLAEELETTLDSASPRALARISKILCTNLQVRNGTVEYSLAFPFDLIAEGNKGGDWRRVWDSNPR
- a CDS encoding nucleoside deaminase codes for the protein MGRALAAARRAAAAGEVPVGAVIVSRSGKFLGSGRNRREQDSDPTAHAELVALRRACRRSRNWRLPGATVYVTLEPCLMCLMALKNARVARVVYGASDPKRGAARWGGLDIPEDGNLNPVRCEGGLDADAAGPLLKAFFRDRRRKAGS